The stretch of DNA AGCAGTTGAAGCCCCTTCGTCCACCATGCAGGCGTCGTTCCAAGATCCGGGTCGTGAGAAATCAATCGCTCAAAGAGGACTCCCTCCATCACCAGCCGGTCTAAATGGGGAGTTTCCACCCATTGATTTCCATAAGGACCAAGCGCTGCCGCTGCCAATCGTTCAAAGCTGACAACGACCACCAGGGGCGTTGCCGATGACGGGTTGAACGATTGATTGATAGTCATTCAGGAAAACTCCACTCCACTTTGGACCAGCGTTTATTGCCCCAGCGTTCATTGAACCAGTACTCATTCAGCTTGGACTCATTGAACCCGGGTTCTCATCCACTCGTCCTCGCCCGCAGATCCTGATGATTGACCAATATCAGAGCGAGGAGTTCACTTGGCCTCACATCCAGAACTCATTCGTACAACTCTTGAGAGCGATTGAACAGCCACCAGCAGCATGTTGCCAACTCGCCTCTTGTTGCCGGAAGCCAGACAACAGAACGTAAACTCATGTCCCGCATACAGTTATATCGATAACTGAGAACCATTCTCCAGACACTGTTGCCGAAACACCACGGCGGTGAGGGCTGGCAACACTTTGTCAAAAGAAAAAGCGGGCTTCTGTCAACAATCATAACTCATTTCCCATAAATCCTTTACGGCAACAGATTGCCTTTCGGAAACATCGACCCTCGCCCTTCCCAGTCAATTGGCGCAGCACCTGCTTTACATCTTATCCATCTGGCGAAACACCACACGACGCTGGATCACACAGTTCTCAACACTTTGAACAACAGAAAGATCTCGATCATGACCAACCTCTTTAACGCCCTCCTGAATGACGAAGCCGGTTTCATTGTTTCCGCTGAACTTGTCCTGGTCTCCACCATTGCTGTCCTGGCCATGATCGTCGGCCTGTCGGAAGTCGCCCTCAACATCAACAACGAACTCGAAGACGTCGGTGCTGCCTTTGGCAACATCAACCAGTCTTACAAGGTGGGTGGACTCGATGGACACATGGGTGGCACCTACGGCTCGAAATACAGCGATCGTCAAGACTTCTGCGACAACTACTGCAACATCGTCCCTAACGGTGACTTCTCCGGCGAACGCCCATAAGCCATAGCGACAATCGTTGATCTGCTCTCCGCCACATCGGATTTCAATGCACCTTGAGCAGCAGCTCATGGAAATCACGAGATGGCAAACTCTGAATTACCAAACACACTCATCTTGTTTTCGAGGAATTGGCCCATGAATGCTCTTCTGTTTTCTCTGTATCACAATGAAGCCGGCTTTATTGTCTCCGCTGAACTCGTACTTGTTGCCACCATCGCGGTTCTCGCCCTCGTCGTTGGACTTTCCGAAGTCGCCCACGCGGTCAATCAGGAACTGGAAGATGTGGCCACAGCCTTCGGCTCTGTCAACCAGAGCTATCGCTATGATGGTCTGACGGGACACCAGGGAGCTGTTGGAGGTGGCAAATATCGCGACTCTCTGGATTTCTGCGATGGTGATCGCGACATCGTCTGTGACGCACCTGGCGGCGAATCTGGTGGTTACTACAACTACTAGGACACATTTTACGAGCAACCACTGTGCTGGCGGCGTAGGAAATCTTCTTTCATCGACGAAAGACACTCATACGCCGCCACAATGAACTGAAATCCGTTCTTAATGAGATCTGTGAGGAATCTATCCTCCAATGTCCTAACATCAGTCAAACAAAGAGTCATTGGTTCTCTCAGTTCGCCATACCTCACAATTAGCACCGCACCACCGAACTGACCCTATTGAACAATTCTGAAGCATCAGCCGAGTCTTTCTGCCAGCCGTCCTTTGTTAGCCCAGGCATTCTCCACAGTGTGCCGGCCCAAAGGACGGCTGGGTGTGTTCTAACGGCTTTGGAATATCAACGACAGCATCACATCGCACTGCAACTTTAACAGTTCGTTCATCAGAACTTCACTCAACTCGACTCAATTTGTTACATGGGAATTGGAGCAATCATTCGTCGATGCTTTGGCCGTTACGAGCCACAAGTTGCCGAGGCGTACCGCGGTTTTTTTGTGAATCTCGATGATTTCATCGCGGATGTAAAACAATCCGTTCCTGACGCAACCTCGATACTCGAAGTCGGTTGCGGAGAAGGGGCAATTTGCCAGCGACTGCAGGAAAAGTACCCTGCCAGCCAGGTTACGGGGATCGACATCACTCCTAATGTCGGTCGGCTTTTTCAAGGGAGTCAAGATCGCGTTCGCTTTATCAATTCCACAATTCAGGACTACGCACCACAAGCCAGCGGTATTCACGACTTGATTCTTATTGCAGACGTACTGCACCATGTGCCCTGGTCGATGCACGACGAATTCCTCCAGCATGTGACGCAGACTCTTGCTCCTGATGGTTGGTTGATCATCAAAGACTGGGAACGACGTCTGAATCCCATCCATGCACTGGGCTATTTTTCCGATCGAGTACTAACGGGCGACAAAATCCGTTATGGCCGCCTGGATGATCTCAAGGAAATCGCCATCAGAACCTGTGGATCTGAAAGCATTCAAAAGGTGGCTCGCTACAAACCGTGGCCAAACAATGTGGCACTCTTTCTCAGACCTAAAGTCACCTCAATTCCGCCTCAGTAGCTTCTACTCATCACGCATTCAAATCGACAAAGCTCATCCCCAATCAGGGACCACGGCAGGCATAGGATTCATCACGTCAACCTCTCCTGTGCAGGACTGGACGAACACGCTTTTCATGAGCAGCCCAGAATGCCCCCTCGAAAACTTGACAGCCGAAACCCAACCTCGTAACGTCCACTGAGCGTCAAAATACCGCCCGGAGAGATGGCAGAGCGGTTTAATGCACCGGTCTTGAAAACCGGCATACCCGCAAGGGTATCCAGGGTTCGAATCCCTGTCTCTCCGCTGAGACATTCTGTGACACCGGGCGACAGATTGATCTATATCCTTTCGCCCCTTGTGTTTTTGGCGACCGCTTCCGGCCAATGCTCCGCGATGATTTGCCTTCGTCCGAGGGGGCGATTATGACATCGTGCGAAGCTGAAGGGCACTCCGGGACGACTTGGGGTGCAACATTTGGTGCAACACTTTTGGCAGCCTCGCCCTCGTCGTCCGGCGATTCTGTTGACTGCAATTCGGGCTTCGATGACAGGCCCATTTGGTTGCCGTTTCACGGCTCCCGATTCTTCCTTTCAGGATCAGATCCATGATCCGACTCACCGCCTCGACGTGCGCAGTGCTCGCTTCGATCACTGCGCACGTCCTCATGTTGCCGGGAACAGCGAATCCGGTGACTGCCAGCAAAGAGAACAAAGCACCGGCCTTGTCGCATCTCGTCGAATGCCACCTCGAAGAAACCGCCAAGGGCCGGACGCACACCCTCACGGGCCCCAAGCTACTGGTCAATCCCTCGAGTGAAGGCAAGATCACAAGTGGCACCGAGACCGACAGCTTCGAAGCCCGCATCACGACAGGCGGTCCACAGCCCGACGCCACACATGTGGTAAATTTCCAGATAACCCGTCAGGGAACGAAAACGCTGTCCCCGACACTGCATCTCTCCACCGGGCAAACCGGAACCATCCATTGGACCGCCGGCTCGAAATCCTACAAATTCACCTGCAAAGTCACGGAGAAGAGAGCCCAGTGAAGGTTGGCCCGGATGGGGCTCTGAACGTCTGCGTGCGCGAGTCACAAGAAGCAGGCTCGTCCGCGCACAGGTAAAGCATTTGTTCTTCAGGGTGACTTCGTGCGACAGCGAAAGGACGCTGGGCAGCTCCTCCTCCCGAGTCCCACTGTTCTGACCGGTCAATGACTTTCCTGTCAGGCTGGCTGTAAAACTGCACGCCTCCCGTGGCTCCGCAACCCCGATAGAAATCGAATCTCAACCGGGGCCACCCTGCGAAACCGATCCCCACCTACGACTCCTCTCGCTTTGCCAGTCCTAACGACTCCTCCCGCCTCCACGAAGACTTTTTGATGGGATTCTTGCAATCCGGTCAGAATCTCCATTGCCTCCTATAGGAGAAACTGCTGCAATAAATCAACGTATCCCTATTCGTCGATTTGACTGAGCGGCAGCGCCTTGCCATCGCACTTACCGGCAACTTCATAGCCGGCGATCATTTCTTAATCCCATCACACTTGGAAAGGTCTCTATTCATGTCCATTTGTCGTCTCATGTCCATTCGTCGTCGAACCGGTTTCACCCTGATCGAACTTCTCGTTGTGATCGCCATCATTGCGATTCTCATCGCCCTGCTGCTTCCCGCTGTCCAGCAGGCCCGCGAAGCCGCCCGCCGCAGCCAGTGCCGCAACAACCTGAAGCAAATCGGCTTGGCGATGCACAACTATCACGACACTTTCAACACTCTCCCGCCCGCAACGACCTACAACGTGCCCAACAACTTCAACGGCCAGCACACATGGGTCGAGTCGATCTTGCCGTACATCGACCAAGCCCCCTGGTACAACCAGATCAACTTCAGCATCAGCAACAACGCCACCACCCCCACCAACAACCAGGCCCTGTTCCTGAACAGGACGCTCGCCGCGGTCCAATGCCCCAGTAATCCCTCCTCGGGGACTCTGCTCCGCAGCGATGGCGGCAACTTCGATGGTTGGGGAGGCCCCAGCCAAGGTTTGTTCTACCCGGTCTCCGCAGGATCAATTCTGCCCGACGCCGCAACCCCGGATTGCCCGGCCCCGTTTCCGAACTTCTGCATTTCCGAAACCACGGCTTCTTGGGGATCTGCCCACTCAAACCGCTACCCCGGCGCATTCAGCCGCGGCATTACCCGCACCAACTTCCGTGACTTCACCGACGGCACCAGCACCACGTTCATCGCTGGTGAGCGGAATGCCGAAGACCTTAACTGGGGTGGCGCGTTCTCGGCCAACTTCCCCATCGCTTTCACCGCCCAGAAGCCCAACAGCGCGACCCGTGACCGCAACAATGATTTCGCTTATCAACTAAACGGCGGGTTCTCAAGCTTCCACACCGGCGGCGTCCACATGCTGATGGGTGACGGCACGGTCAAGTTCGTCTCCGACAACATCGACCACTCCATTTTCTGCCGCTCTGGCGACAAGGCCGACGGCAATCCGGTATCGCTCGACTGACGGCCTTCGAGTTGTGGCCACCGCACAAATCGCGCGGTGGCCCGATCCTATTCCAACCGTGTTCGTTCCGGCGAATGCTCGGCTGAATGCGAGGATCAACCTTCTCCACGAATGATGTCCGCTGTCACTTTCGCTTTGGCACGGACTCTTTCCCTGTCCCGAGAGTCTGGGTGATCGTCCCTCCCACACAACTCCGGGATCAGTGGGCACACTCGTTTCCGCGACATCTTCTACATCCAATAATTCAGGACACTCCTCACATGTTGACGACCTCGGCCACCCTTCGAATTCCCGCACTGCTGCTCGCACTGATCGCCGCCGGATGTGGTCAATCCACGGGAAACCCCGGCGGCATTGCCGTGAAGGGGACTG from Planctopirus ephydatiae encodes:
- a CDS encoding branched-chain amino acid aminotransferase, with product MNALLFSLYHNEAGFIVSAELVLVATIAVLALVVGLSEVAHAVNQELEDVATAFGSVNQSYRYDGLTGHQGAVGGGKYRDSLDFCDGDRDIVCDAPGGESGGYYNY
- a CDS encoding class I SAM-dependent methyltransferase, whose amino-acid sequence is MGIGAIIRRCFGRYEPQVAEAYRGFFVNLDDFIADVKQSVPDATSILEVGCGEGAICQRLQEKYPASQVTGIDITPNVGRLFQGSQDRVRFINSTIQDYAPQASGIHDLILIADVLHHVPWSMHDEFLQHVTQTLAPDGWLIIKDWERRLNPIHALGYFSDRVLTGDKIRYGRLDDLKEIAIRTCGSESIQKVARYKPWPNNVALFLRPKVTSIPPQ
- a CDS encoding DUF1559 domain-containing protein — protein: MSICRLMSIRRRTGFTLIELLVVIAIIAILIALLLPAVQQAREAARRSQCRNNLKQIGLAMHNYHDTFNTLPPATTYNVPNNFNGQHTWVESILPYIDQAPWYNQINFSISNNATTPTNNQALFLNRTLAAVQCPSNPSSGTLLRSDGGNFDGWGGPSQGLFYPVSAGSILPDAATPDCPAPFPNFCISETTASWGSAHSNRYPGAFSRGITRTNFRDFTDGTSTTFIAGERNAEDLNWGGAFSANFPIAFTAQKPNSATRDRNNDFAYQLNGGFSSFHTGGVHMLMGDGTVKFVSDNIDHSIFCRSGDKADGNPVSLD